One stretch of Glycine soja cultivar W05 chromosome 7, ASM419377v2, whole genome shotgun sequence DNA includes these proteins:
- the LOC114420631 gene encoding uncharacterized protein LOC114420631: protein MAGRNDRAIADALQALAQAIGNPNRGEVGGAVEYQGLDHFQRNNPPSFNGGYNPDGAQNWIREIEKIFRFMACPKGQKVAFGAYTLVEEAEYWWENTHQCLDAEGQDVIWDVFKRVFLEKYFPEDVRSKKEMEFLELKQGSMTVAEYAV from the coding sequence ATGGCTGGACGGAATGACCGTGCGATAGCTGATGCCCTTCAAGCCTTAGCTCAAGCTATAGGGAATCCAAATAGAGGAGAAGTTGGTGGAGCTGTTGAGTACCAGGGGTTGGATCACTTCCAACGAaacaaccctccttcttttaaTGGAGGATACAACCCTGATGGTGCTCAGAACTGGATAAgagaaattgagaaaattttccGATTTATGGCATGTCCGAAGGGGCAAAAGGTTGCTTTTGGTGCATATACTCTAGTGGAAGAGGCCGAGTATTGGTGGGAGAATACTCACCAATGCCTAGATGCTGAAGGTCAAGATGTGATCTGGGATGTCTTCAAGAGAGTGTTTTTGGAGAAATACTTTCCCGAGGATGTTAGGAGCAAGAAGGAGATGGAGTTCTTGGAGCTTAAGCAAGGAAGTATGACTGTGGCTGAATATGCAGTTTGA